Proteins encoded by one window of Kribbella italica:
- a CDS encoding MBL fold metallo-hydrolase: MSDYHGNVHVGGPAQTHELAQLMISKVAVGPMNNNAYLLRCRQTDEQVLVDAANDAHTLLTLIGAGGISRVITTHRHGDHWQALGEVVAKTGAATIAGRYDAEGIDVPTTTEVEDGDEITFGGVGLRVIHLVGHTPGSIALLYDDPKGAPHLFTGDSLFPGGVGNTQGDAERFASLIDDVESKLFDQLPDETWVYPGHGADTTLGTERPHLAEWRARGW, encoded by the coding sequence ATGAGCGATTACCACGGCAACGTCCACGTGGGCGGGCCCGCGCAGACGCACGAGCTGGCCCAGCTGATGATCTCCAAGGTCGCGGTCGGGCCGATGAACAACAACGCGTACCTGCTGCGCTGCCGGCAGACCGACGAGCAGGTGCTGGTCGACGCGGCCAACGACGCGCACACGCTGCTCACGCTGATCGGGGCCGGCGGGATCAGCCGGGTGATCACCACGCACCGCCACGGCGACCACTGGCAGGCACTCGGCGAGGTCGTCGCGAAGACCGGGGCGGCCACGATCGCCGGCCGGTACGACGCGGAGGGCATCGACGTACCGACCACCACCGAGGTCGAGGACGGCGACGAGATCACGTTCGGCGGCGTCGGCCTCCGGGTGATCCACCTGGTCGGCCACACCCCCGGCTCGATCGCTCTCCTGTACGACGACCCGAAGGGCGCCCCTCACCTGTTCACCGGCGACTCGCTGTTCCCCGGCGGCGTCGGCAACACCCAGGGCGACGCCGAACGCTTCGCGTCCCTCATCGACGACGTGGAGTCGAAGCTGTTCGACCAGCTCCCCGACGAGACCTGGGTCTACCCCGGCCACGGCGCCGACACCACTCTCGGCACCGAACGCCCCCACCTGGCGGAGTGGCGCGCCCGCGGCTGGTGA
- a CDS encoding AfsR/SARP family transcriptional regulator: MTAAVRFHLLRPLSIERDGRALVLGGKPRLLLAVLLLRSGTPVPHDRLAEIIWGNDLPRNVRGSIHTVVSRLRAALGDSGDLIQATSSGYLVEVGPDQLDLLRFRQLLAAAETAPDQRRELPLLRDALDLWREGALTGFDSDELTREDLAELHELRLTVLERRVELDLSLGGQFDLVPELRRLVAQHPLRERLWSYLIQALAQSGRQSDALAAFHDVRRLLDDQLGIRPGQELRDAHQAVLLGHPVRRDTRPGDWQLSNQLPLPPSHFSGRAKEAEQVQAALAGSDTEIPVAVISGVPGVGKSALAVRVAYDAAHRFPDGQWFVQLAGASQSPSTPAAALADLLVASGVRSQDVPAGLEARSGLFRARLAGRRVLVLLDDAADAEQVRPLLPGTTNCAIIVTSRQRLSSLTALIGAQPLSLTQLPDDDSQALLSTLPGRDRLARSQVAELAELCGHLPLALRIAAAQIMDGTDVDHYLTELREGLRLDGLTLHDDTSAAVRSTFGTALRALDPQLARLFALLGHVTGPDLTAAAAGALLDVPESTASQLLQQLTEASLLEEHHTGRYRLHDLLRSYAEELAPQYDGSSAARHRLLDNYLDGLGRAAAAFATSNAGLLRPLPASAPPADDVALAWLDSERPNLVAATLDAARRGPHETAWLLAERLILYFGGRGLADDWRSTAEAGLRAAEAAGHDLARGAMLRSLSRLFANTGDLVASRTTIAKALEAYRLAGDLPGEARSLNQLGVLEANLTSATAALALFRQVAELWDRIGDRKAGATARLNIASMLRQSGRLTEALPAALEARRRLEEFGDLRDSYALHLLAHIHQDRGELDTALALQQEEVAGVRASGRSQDLAESLERLAAIYRDRGEYPAARRTARESVDLTIEVHDELVECHARATLGDALLGLGQLPAALKEYDAALAIAERVESAEIQVRSMLGLAAARLAAGDDTALATAEEAARRAADLDMRVLRGRVLAVLAKARLAAGALTEAEAAARAAVELHEEAGALVHLTAAQKVLSDIVVTN; this comes from the coding sequence ATGACGGCGGCCGTGCGTTTCCACCTCCTGCGGCCGCTGTCCATCGAGCGCGACGGCCGGGCGCTGGTGCTGGGCGGGAAGCCGCGCCTGCTGCTCGCGGTACTGCTCCTGCGGTCCGGTACGCCGGTCCCTCACGACCGGCTCGCCGAGATCATCTGGGGCAACGACCTGCCGCGCAACGTCCGCGGGTCGATCCACACCGTCGTGTCCCGCCTCCGCGCCGCACTGGGCGACAGCGGCGACCTGATCCAGGCCACGTCGAGCGGCTACCTGGTCGAGGTAGGCCCCGACCAGCTCGACCTGCTCCGGTTCCGGCAGTTGCTGGCAGCAGCTGAGACCGCACCGGACCAGCGACGCGAGCTGCCCCTGCTCCGCGACGCGCTGGACCTGTGGCGGGAGGGTGCCCTGACCGGGTTCGACTCTGACGAGCTCACTCGGGAGGACCTCGCCGAGCTGCACGAGCTCAGGCTGACTGTCCTGGAGCGCCGGGTCGAGCTGGACCTCTCACTGGGCGGGCAGTTCGACCTCGTGCCGGAGCTCCGTCGGTTGGTCGCTCAGCACCCGCTGCGTGAACGGCTGTGGAGCTACCTGATCCAGGCCCTGGCCCAGTCGGGTCGGCAGTCCGATGCGCTGGCCGCCTTCCACGACGTACGCCGGTTGCTGGACGACCAGCTCGGGATCCGCCCCGGCCAGGAGCTGCGGGACGCTCACCAGGCCGTACTCCTGGGCCACCCCGTACGACGCGACACCAGGCCCGGCGACTGGCAGCTGAGCAACCAGCTCCCGCTGCCGCCGTCCCACTTCAGCGGACGCGCCAAGGAAGCCGAACAGGTCCAGGCAGCCCTCGCCGGCAGCGACACCGAGATCCCGGTCGCCGTCATCTCCGGCGTACCCGGTGTCGGTAAGTCGGCTCTGGCCGTCCGGGTCGCGTACGACGCCGCGCACCGCTTCCCCGACGGCCAGTGGTTCGTCCAGCTGGCCGGTGCCAGCCAGTCCCCGAGTACGCCGGCCGCCGCGCTCGCCGATCTCCTCGTGGCCAGCGGTGTCCGCTCGCAGGACGTACCGGCCGGGCTGGAGGCGCGGTCCGGCCTGTTCCGCGCCCGGCTGGCGGGCCGCCGGGTGCTCGTCCTGCTCGACGACGCCGCCGACGCCGAGCAGGTCCGTCCGCTGCTCCCGGGTACGACGAACTGCGCCATCATCGTCACGAGCCGCCAGCGGCTCAGCAGCCTGACCGCGCTGATCGGTGCGCAGCCGCTCTCCCTCACGCAGCTGCCGGACGACGACTCCCAGGCCCTCCTGTCCACGCTGCCAGGTCGGGACAGGCTTGCTCGCTCGCAGGTCGCTGAGCTGGCCGAGCTGTGCGGTCACCTGCCGCTGGCGCTCCGGATCGCCGCCGCGCAGATCATGGACGGCACCGATGTCGACCACTACCTCACCGAGCTGCGCGAGGGACTCCGGCTCGACGGGCTGACGCTGCACGACGACACCTCGGCCGCAGTCCGCAGCACGTTCGGCACCGCGTTGCGGGCGCTGGATCCGCAGCTGGCCCGGCTATTCGCTCTGCTGGGTCACGTCACGGGTCCAGACCTCACTGCGGCCGCAGCGGGCGCCCTGCTCGACGTACCGGAGTCAACCGCTTCGCAGCTCCTGCAGCAGCTCACCGAAGCGTCCTTGCTCGAAGAGCACCACACCGGGCGCTACCGGCTGCACGACCTCCTCCGGAGCTACGCGGAGGAGCTGGCACCCCAGTACGACGGCAGCAGCGCGGCGCGACACCGTCTGCTCGACAACTACCTCGACGGCCTGGGCAGAGCCGCCGCGGCCTTTGCCACCAGCAACGCTGGTCTCCTGCGCCCGCTGCCGGCCAGCGCTCCCCCGGCTGACGACGTAGCGCTGGCCTGGCTCGACTCCGAACGGCCGAACCTGGTCGCCGCCACTCTCGACGCCGCACGCCGCGGACCACACGAGACCGCGTGGCTCCTGGCCGAGCGCCTGATCCTGTACTTCGGCGGCCGAGGTCTTGCGGACGACTGGCGATCCACAGCCGAGGCAGGGCTCAGGGCGGCCGAGGCGGCCGGCCACGACCTCGCACGAGGAGCGATGCTCCGCTCGCTCAGCAGGCTCTTCGCCAACACCGGCGACCTCGTGGCGTCCCGTACGACGATCGCGAAGGCGCTGGAGGCGTACCGGCTGGCCGGCGACCTGCCAGGCGAAGCACGGTCGCTGAACCAGCTCGGAGTACTCGAGGCGAACCTGACCTCGGCGACAGCCGCGCTGGCCCTCTTCCGGCAGGTCGCCGAGCTGTGGGACCGGATCGGTGACCGGAAGGCGGGGGCGACCGCCCGGCTGAACATCGCCTCGATGCTGCGGCAGTCCGGTCGACTCACCGAGGCTCTCCCCGCCGCCCTGGAGGCGAGGCGGCGGCTGGAGGAGTTCGGGGACCTCCGCGACTCCTACGCCCTGCACCTGCTCGCGCACATCCACCAGGACCGTGGCGAGCTGGACACCGCGCTCGCGCTGCAGCAGGAGGAGGTCGCCGGGGTGCGGGCCAGCGGCCGGAGTCAGGACCTGGCCGAGTCCCTGGAGCGGCTAGCCGCCATCTATCGCGACCGCGGCGAGTACCCGGCTGCCCGGCGTACGGCGCGGGAGTCGGTGGACCTCACCATCGAGGTGCACGACGAGCTGGTCGAGTGCCACGCCAGGGCGACGCTCGGCGACGCACTGCTCGGCCTCGGCCAACTCCCGGCCGCACTCAAGGAGTACGACGCGGCGCTGGCCATCGCTGAGCGCGTGGAGTCCGCCGAGATCCAGGTCCGCAGCATGCTCGGACTCGCCGCGGCGCGGCTTGCTGCTGGCGACGACACCGCGCTGGCGACGGCCGAGGAGGCTGCCCGCCGAGCAGCCGACCTGGACATGCGGGTGCTCAGGGGCCGCGTGCTCGCCGTACTGGCCAAGGCAAGACTCGCAGCCGGTGCACTGACCGAAGCAGAAGCAGCCGCCCGGGCCGCAGTCGAGTTGCACGAAGAGGCCGGCGCGCTGGTGCACCTGACGGCCGCCCAGAAAGTCCTGTCCGACATCGTAGTGACCAACTGA